Below is a genomic region from Sulfitobacter sp. OXR-159.
GGTCTAGCAGCACCCGTGCGCGCTTGATGGCCTCGTCCCGCGGCACTTTGAGAACATGGACCGGCACCTCAATGACGTTTTCCAGCAGGGTGCGGTGGGTCCAGAGGTTGAATGCCTGAAACACCATGCCAAGGCGGGTTCGGATGCGCTCGATCTGGCGGCGGTCAACGGGGGAGCCGTCTTGGCGCATCTTGATCTCTTCACCGTTAACGATGATCTGACCCGCACTTGGGGTTTCGAGGAAATTGATGCAGCGCAGGCAGGTGGATTTGCCCGACCCGCTGCCGCCGATGATGGCGACAACATCGCCCTTTTTCGCGGTCAGTGAGACACCTTTGAGAACCTCCAACGCGCCGAAGGATTTGTGTAGGTCGGTAATTCTTATGGCCTCATTCTCCTCTGCGCGATCGGCATTGGCGTCTTCGGCTGCTTGTGTGGCTCTGACCGGCTTTCTTTGCAAAGCGTCTGCGCCCCTCATTTGATGTGTCCCAAATTTCTGTCTTGTAGTAAGGCCCGTATTTCGTAATAATGCAAGTGTATAATTAGGAAGTTCGGAAATCGCCTGTGTCGGACAGCACGCCTAAATTCAAACGTGAGCCAGCGGAGCACCGCAGGGAGGCCCTGATAAGGGCCACTCTGTCGCTGATCGCCGAAAAGGGTGTTCAGGCCGCGACGGTCCGGGCAATCGCGGCCCGTGCTGACGTGTCACAGGGTATGATTAGGCACCACTTTTCGTCGAAAGAAGACCTGATTACCGCGGCCTATGAGCATCACATGGACCGGCTCACCGACCTGACATCGGCCTTCGCGGAAGGCGACTGTAGCGCGCCGGTGGCACGGTTGGCGGCTTTCGTCGTCGGCAGCCTGACGCCGCCGGTTGTCGACGCGGGGTCGGTCAGCCTTTGGGCGGGGTTTCTCACCAAGGTCCATGACGACGCGCAGATGCGCGAAAGTCACAAACGGACCTATTACAATTTCCGCAACCGCCTTGAGGCGCTGATCGCAGCCGTATTGAACGAGGCGGATCAGCCCCCCACAGCACAAGAACTGCACCATTTGGCCATCGCCTGCAACGCCGTGATCGATGGATTGTGGATGGAAGGCGGTGTTCTACCGAGCGCTTTCGCGCCGGATGAGCTTTCAGAAATCGGAATTCGCTCCGTCGGAGCGCTCCTCGGGATAGACCTCACAATAGCAGGGCAACAGACATGAGAACGACAGATATCACCCGACGGCTGGCAGGTCTTGGCGGCGCAAAATGGGAAGTGCATCTAAAGGCCCGCGAGCTTGCCGCACAGGGCCGTGATATTATCGAGCTGACCATCGGCGAGCCGGACGTGCCGACCCCCGACGCGCTTATGGATGTCGCGGCCGATGCAATGCGCCGGGGCCGCACTGGTTATTCTGACGGTCGGGGTGAGACAGGTCTGCGCGCTGCATTGGCCGAACGATATTCGCACCGCGCGGGCCGTCGCATCACGCCGGACCAAGCCATGTGTTTTCCCGGCACGCAGACGGCGCTTTATGCCGTGCTGTTGGGCGTGGCCGAGGCGGGGCAGCAGGTTCTGGTCGGCGATCCGATGTATGCCACTTATGAAGGGGTGATCCGCTCCAGCGGTGCCGAGATGGTGCCCGTCCCGCTGCGCCCGGAAAACGGCTTTCGCCTTCATGCGGATGACATCGCCGCAAGGATTACCCCGCAGACCACGGCGATCTTGCTGACCACGCCGCATAACCCCACCGGCGCGGTCCTGACCCGGGCAGAGATTGACGCGCTTGGTGAACTGGCCATTGCCCATGACCTGTGGATTATCTCTGATGAAGTGTACGAAGAACTGATCTTTGACACCTCTGAATTCTGCTCGCCTCTGTGGCGTCCGCAGCTGGCTGACCGCACCATCGTCGTCTCATCGATCTCAAAATCCCACGCCGCACCGGGCTTTCGCAGCGGTTGGTGCATCGGCCCCGAAGCCTTTACCGAGGCTCTCTTGCCGCTGTCGGAGACCATGCTTTTCGGCAACCAGCCCTTTATCGCTGACATGACCGAAAAAGCAGTGCGCGAGGGGTCGCCCGTGGCTGAAGGGATGAAGCAACGCTTTGCCGCCCGCGCCGAGCGTTTGCACCGCCGGCTGTCGCAAGAGAGCCCGTTGAAGGTGCACCAACCGGATGCGGGCATGTTTGCAATGATCGACGTGTCGGCCACCGGAATGCGCGGCACCGACTATGCCATGCACCTGCTTGAGCAGGCTGGCGTGGCGGTCATGCCCGGTGCGTCCTTTGGGGAAACGCTCGATGCTTGGGTGCGTGTGGCGCTGACGACCGGCGACGCGGCCTTTGATGCGGCCTGTGACCGGATCATCCGGCACGCGGCGCAATTGCAACTGGAAACGGCATGACCAGTGTCGGCGAAGCGCTGGTCGCCCAGCTTTCACAGCGCGGCGTCGACTGTGTCTTTGGCATCCCCGGGGTGCACACGATCGAGCTTTACCGGGGCTTGGCGGCCTCGGGCATCCGCCATGTGACGCCCCGGCACGAACAGGGCGCGGGCTTCATGGCGGATGGCTATGCACGGGTCTCCGGCAAACCCGGTGTTGCCTTTGTCATCACGGGGCCGGGGCTGACCAACACGCTGACCGCAATGGGCCAAGCCCGCGCGGATTCTGTGCCGATGCTGGTGATCTCTGGCGTCAACACGCTGCCCAGCCTTGGCAAGGGCAGGGGGCATCTGCACGAGCTACCGGATCAGCGGGCGATGGCACGGACCGTCGCGCTGATCTCCGAGCGGGTTGAGACCGCCGATGAATTGGCCCCCATGCTCGACCGGGTCTTTGAGCCGTTCCAGTTAGGCCGACCGGGCCCCACACATCTTGAGATACCGCTGGACGTGGCCGGCGCGCCCTATACCGCCGAAGCGCCCTCTATTTCTGCCACCTCTGTGACCCCCCCGTCTGCCGAGCAAATCTTAGAAGCCGCCGCGATATTGGCGCAGAGCAAGGCGCCTTTGATCCTTGCCGGCGGCGGGGCTCGAAAAGCCGGGAATGCCCTGCAAACCCTCGCCGAAAAACTAGGCGCGCCGGTGGTGCAAACGGTGAATGCCCGCGGCGTAATGTTCGAGCATCCTTTGGGCGTTCCGGCCAGCCCCAGCCTGCAAGCCGTGCGGGCACTGATCGCGCAGTCGGACGTGGTGCTGGCCTTGGGCACCGAATTGGGCCCGACCGATTATGATATGTACGCCTCCGGCACCATGCCCGAGTTCCAAAGGCTCATCCGCGTCGATATTTGCGCTGAGCAGCTTTCCCGCCATGCCGCCGAACTGTCGATCCACGGCGATGCGGCACTCGCAATTGACGCGCTGAATGCCGCGGTCGACGGGGATGCCGCGCCAGACGGGGCAGCGCGGGCGGCCAAGGCCCGCCGCGAGGCGTTTGAAGAGATCGGCCCGGAGATGCGTGCGGCTTGCGACACCCTCGCTGAACTGCGCGGAGCCGTTCCGGGGGCGATCATCGTCGGCGATTCCACCCAGCCAATCTATGCGGGCAACCTTTATTACGATCATGACCGCCCCGGCGGCTGGTTCAACGCCGCCACCGGCTTTGGCGCGCTTGGCTATGGCATCCCCGCGGCAATCGGGGCGGCGCTCGCGGCACCCGACACGCCGGTGATCTGCATCGCTGGCGATGGCGGCGCGCAGTTCAGCCTGCCGGAACTGATGTGCGCGGTGCAAGAAAACCTGCCGATTTGCTTCATCATCTGGAACAACCACGGCTATCAAGAAATCGCCACCTCCATGCAGGATGCGGGGGTAAGTGTCGTCGGATGTGACCCGGCCCCGCCGGACTTTGCCGCCGTCGCACAATCCTGCGGCTTGCCCTTCTGGCGCTGCGATACGCAAGCCGGCGCCGTTGCAGATGCGCTGCGCGAGGCCACCGCGACTGGCGGGCCGACGCTTATTGAAATTCAGGCACAGCCAACCCCCGCGCCAGCAAACAAGAGAGCATGACATGACAGACCCTACCTATGAATTCACCCACGCCGTCACCCGCCGCCCCGCCGCCAGCATCGTCGATGGTCTGCGCGCCGAGGACATCGGCACCCCCGATCTTGCGCAGATGGAAAAGGCCCATGCGCATTACGTTGCCACATTGAAAGAAACCGGCGCTGAGGTGATCGAACTGCCCGCGCTGGACGCCTTTCCCGATTCCGTCTTTGTTGAGGATACCGCGCTTTGTTTGCCAAAGGGGGCCGTTCTGATGCGCCCCGGCGCACCGAGCCGCATGGGAGAGGTGGCCGAAATGGCATCGACCCTGAGCACCCTTTACAGTGACCTGCGCCAGATTGAAGGCCCCGGCCATATCGAAGGAGGCGACATTCTGGTCACCGGGCGCGAGATCTTGGTGGGCCGATCAGACCGTACCGATGCCGAAGGCGTGGCCGAGCTCACGCAGATCGTCTCGGACTGGGGCCATAGCCTCCGCGAGGTCTTTACACCGCCCGGCGTGCTGCATTTCAAGACCGATTGCTCGTTGCTCGACGGGGACACCATCCTCAGCACCAAACGGCTCGACGCTTCTGGCTGTTTCGAAGGTTACCGCGTGCTGCACACCGCCGAGGGCGAAGAGGCCGCCGCCAATAGCATCCGGTTTAACCAATATGTGCTCTGTCCTGCGGGCTTCCCCCGCACCGCGGAAATGTTGACGAAGGCAGGCTTTGAAGTGGTCGAGATCAGTAATGCGGAATGCGCCAAACTGGACGGCGGCATGTCGTGCCTGTCGCTAAGGTTCTGATACTGAGGGTCGCTTGGAAGGTTTGATCCCCTTGCATGAGTGCAGCGTTCTGCGGTCACGAATACCTTCGTCTGGAGGGGGCAAAGGTCAAACCGCCTCCGCCATGTTCTTTCGGCGATATGAGTTGATGCGGTTTGACCGCCCTGCAGTCGACTGCTTCTGACCTTGAGAGCCTGTGCGGAGTGCGCACCGCGCAGGCGCCTTGCGTCCCCATTGTCCTGCGTTTCGATAAACTCAATCCGGTTTCGGCCCGGTTTATACAGTCCGGCAAACTGATACTTCCTGTCCAACAACGAAATTCGGAAAGAAGGACAATCGGAATGAAAGCCATCGGCTATAACACCACCGGCGCGGCAGAGGTTTTGGAGGCGTTGGAAATCGACCGACCCACGCCGGGGCCGGGCGATCTTTTGGTTGAGGTAAAGGGCATCTCTGTCAATCCGGTGGATGTGAAGCTGCGCGCGCTTTCCGCCCCCGATGGCGGCCCAAAGGTCTTGGGGTTCGACGCGGCGGGTGTGGTCGTCGACTTGGGCTCAGAGGTTACGGATTTCGCCATCGGGGATGCGGTGTTCTATGCCGGGGATGTGACCCGTGCAGGCACCAACGCCGCTTTTCATGCGGTTGATGCCCGGATCGTGGGGCGAAAGCCGGAATCGCTCGATTTCGTTGAAGCCGCCAGTCTGCCGCTGACCGCGATCACCGCATGGGAAATGCTGTTCGATGCTTTCCGGCTGACGGAAGGGGCCGGTAAGGGGCAGGCGCTTTTGGTGATTGGCGGGGCCGGGGGCGTGGGGTCGATCCTTATCCAATTGGCCAAGGCGCTGACCGGATTGACCGTGATCGCCACTGCGTCGCGTCCGGAAACCCAAGACTGGGGGCGCAAGATGGGGGCGGATCATGTGGTGGATCACCGGAGTGATCTGGCGGCGCAGCTTGCCGATCTCAACCTCGCGCCCAGCTACGTTGCCGCGCTGACGGCCACGGACATGCATTGGCCAGCCATCATCGAAGCCATTGCCCCACGCGGCCAGATCGCATTGATCGACGACCCCGAAACGCTGGACATGAAAGCGGCGAAACCCAAAGCTTTGAGCGTGCATTGGGAGTTTATGTTCACAAGGTCGATGTTCCAAACCGAAGACATGACCGCGCAGCGCGACCTGTTGAACCGGGTCGCGCAGATGATCGACGCGGGCAGGTTGCAATCTACCGTGACCGAACATGGGGGCGTGATAAATGTAGAGAACCTTCGCGCCGCCCATCTGCGGCAAGAAAGCGGGCGGGTGATCGGCAAGCAGGTTTTGGGCGGTTGGTGATCACCCGACCGCCGCATGCCGCGCCATCGCAGAGACGCGCAGAGACCTCGATAAGGAGAGAGCCATGACAAAGACCATCCTCATCACCGGCGCGACTGACGGCATCGGTCTGCTGACGGCAAAGAAACTTAGCGGGCAGGGGCACACCGTGCTGCTGCACGGGCGCAGCGCCGAAAAATTAAGCGCATCGGCGGCAGAGGTGGGCGGCACCCCCCAGACCTACCGCGCAGATCTGTCGCAGTTGGATGAGGTCGCGGCATTGGCAGAGGCGCTGCGCATCGATCACAGCCAGATCGACGTGGTGATCAACAACGCAGGTGTCCTGAAACTGCCCGATCCGCGCACCGAAGCGGGGCTAGACGCGCGTTTTGTGGTCAACACATTAGCGCCCTATCTGCTGGTTCAACTCTTGCTGCCGGTACTGCCCAAAGCGGGCCGGGTGGTGAACCTTTCCTCTGCCGCGCAGGCACCGGTGGATGTGGCCGCTCTTCGGGGCAACGGCACCTTGGACGATATGGCGGCCTATGCGCAGAGCAAATTGGCGATCACGATCTGGACGCAAGAAATGGCCCGCGCACATCAGGATGGCCCGCTCTTCATCGCGGTGAATCCCGGGTCGCTGTTGGCGTCCAAAATGGTTAAGGAAGGCTTTGGCGTTGCTGGAAATGACCTGAGCATCGGTGCCGACATCCTTTGCCGTGCCGCGCTTTCGGAAGATTTCTCAAAGGCTTCGGGAAAGTATTTCGACAATGATAGGGGCGGCTTTAATGAACCGCATAGCGCCGCAGCGGACGCCGACCATGTCGCGGCGGTTATGGCCGCGATCCAAGAGCTCGTGAGCCAGAACCGGGCGGACTAGCTTTTGCAGGGGCCGGCGCCGTCGGGATGGCGCCAGATTTCCGCTGTTTACCTATCTGAAAAAAACGGCTCTCCGTGGAGGCCGACAACAAAAGGCCCCGTGCAGCGATGCTGGCGGGGCCTTTCATCGTTCCGAGAGGGCTCAGCGGCGGCGGCGGCCGCCGGTGCGGCCCGCGCGGCCTCGGCCTTCTTGACCGGCCTTGGGGGCGACCTTGTTGAACTCGATCCATGCGCTGCCATGCGGGTCACGGTCAAAGAGGAAGTTGGCGGCGCGGATGGCCTCCATCTCCTTGCCCGGACGGGGCTTGGTCGATCCCAGATTGAAGAGCGTCACGAAGGTCTCGTCATCCATCTCTTCGGGCAGGATAATGCCCGCGGCGGCCATCTCGGCGCGCTTTTCGGCGATCTTGACGGCGTTGAGCGGCACGGCCACCGGGTTCATGATCGCGCTTGTCATGCCAGCACCCATCGCCATCGGCAGGAAGGCGTTGTTGATCCCGTGGCGGTTGGGCAGACCAAAAGAAATGTTCGACGCACCGCAGGTGGTGTTCACGCCCAATTCCTCACGCAGGCGGCGCACAAGGGTAAAGACCTGATGGCCCGCTGTTGCCATTGCGCCGATTGGCATGACCAGCGGATCGACCACGATATCATGCGCCGGGATGCCGAAATCTGCAGCGCGTTCGACGATCTTTTTCGCCACGGCGAAACGCACATCCGGGTCTTCGGAAATGCCGGTGTCGTCGTTGGAGATCGCCACCACGGGCACGTTGTATTTCTTGACCAGCGGTAGCACGAGCTCAAGCCGCTCTTCTTCGCCGGTCACCGAGTTCAACAGCGGGCGGCCTTCGCAGGCTTGCAAGCCTGCCTCGAGCGCGCCGGGGACCGAACTGTCGATACAGATCGGCGCGTCGACGGCATTTTGCACCACTTTGATCAGTTCCGGCATCAGCATCGGCTCGACAAAGTTGTTGTCAGCATAGCGCGGGTCTTCGGCCATCTTGTTGGAAAAAACGGCGCCCGAGTTCACATCCAGCACCGTGGCACCGGCGGCGACCTGTGCGATGGCATCGGCCTCGACCCGCGAAAAATCGCCTTGCTCAAGCTCTTGGCTGAGAATTTTGCGGCCCGTGGGGTTGATCCGCTCTCCAATCACGCAAAACGGCTCGTCAAAGCCGATGACGGCGGTCTTGGTCTTGGATTCGATGACGGTTCTGGTCATGTAACTTCCTTTAGGATGCGTTGGCGGGCACCCCAGAGGCGCCGCCATTATCTTGGACCCATGTGGCGCTGGTCTTGATCCCGCCCAGCGGGAACAGATGCACATGGGTGATGTTAAAATCCGGGTGGGCCGCTTTGTAGGTGGCCAATTCACTGATCACATCTGCTGGCTCATAGGGCAACAGCAGCTTGGTGACATCCATCGCGCGCTTCTGCAGTACCTTCAGCGAAGGACCGACACCGCAGGCGATGGCGAATTTAATGAGGGTTTGCAGTTTCGCAGGGCCCGCGATGCCGATGTGAATAGGCAGGGTGATGCCAGCGGCTTTCAGACTGTCGGCCCATTCGATGATCGGCTGCGCCTCAAAGGCGAACTGCGTGGCGATTGCCATTTCTGCATCGGTGCGGGTCTGGAAGTCGTTCTTCCATTTCAGCGCGGCATCGACGTTTAGGCGGCCTCCGTCGGCGTCGATGTCGCGGTTGCCCTCGGGGTGGCCAGCGACATGCAGACGGGTAAAGCCAGCCTCATCGAATAGTCCCGTTTCCATCAGCTGCATGCTGTCAGTAAAGTCGCCCACGGGCGCGGTGACACCGCCCGCAAGCAGCAACGCTTGGCGCACATCGGCTTCGCCCTGATAGCGGGCGATCCAGTCGGCGAGCGTGGCGCGGTCCTTGATGATGCGGGCCGGGAAATGCGGCATGACCTTGAAGCCATCGGCGTTCAGCCGCGCGGCGGTGGCGACCATATCCTCAATCGGGGTGCCGTCGATATGGGCGATATAGACACGGGTGCCCTCTGGCAGCAGGGCGCGGAAATCTTCGACCTTCTCGGCGGTGCGGGGCATCACCTCGATCGAATAATCTTTCAACAGCGCCTCGACTTCGGCCACCGGCGCCTGCGGGGCCGGTGTTTCCTTCTTGCGGAAGTTCAAAAGTGCCATGAGCGTGTCCTTGATCATAGGGCTGGCAGGCTATGCCCAGCCGTCGTTGTCAATCAGTTGCTTAATCCGGTCGCGGTCGTATTCCGCGTCGATCCGGGCGGCTTCGGCGTCGGCGATGGCATCGGGATCGCCTTCAACCTCAAAGGGGTCCGCCTTGCGCCATTCCGCTAAATAGGCATCGGAATCTCCGGCGCCGATCTTCATCGCCGCGCGGTCGATCGCCTGTTCAAAGCGTTCGGGCAGGGGGCGTTTCGACCCACGGCGGCCTTTGCCGACGATCACCTGAGCGGGGATATCGCGCCAGTAAACGATGGTGACTGCGGGCATGGGACGATTCCTCCGGTTTAAACCTGTCTAACGAGCGTCGCGGTCAGGACAGGGCCGTTTTTCGACGAAACACGACCCATCCGCGACTTGGGGCTCGTGATAGCGCATCGGGCGGGCCATCACGAGGGCCCTGCGCCCCCATTATTCTCAAGATGATTGTGAGGTGGTCCTGAGGTGCCAAAAGATAGGGGCATGGCGCAGGACGCCGCGGAAATTGGCCCAAGGCACCGCGACCACTTGCACCGGCCCGGCGCAGGGAATACCTTGGGGGCAACTCGATATGAAAGGCGCGTAACCATGGCGCCACAGCGTCCCAAAGGTGCGGGTGCGCTCGACAAAGACATCCCGGCTCTGAGCCCCGCGCCAGTTCCGCCCAGATCTAATGAGCTATATGCGGCCCTAGATCTGGGTACAAATAGCTGCCGCATGTTGATCGCCCAGCCTCGTGGCAGCGGTTTCCATGTGGTGGACAGTTTCTCAAAATCGGTACAATTGGGTGCCGGTTTGGAAAAAACCGGGCGTTTGTCGCGCGGATCGATGGCGCGCACCATCCAGGCATTGCGGATCTGTCAGCAGAAATTGCGCCGCAACAAGGTGCAAAACATGCGGCTTGTGGCGACCGAAGCCTGTCGCCGCGCACAGAATGGCGCAGAGTTCATGCGCCGTATCCAGCGCGAGACGGGTCTCAAACTCGACATCATCCGCCCTGAGGAAGAAGCCCAACTTGCCGTGATCTCTTGCGCGCCGCTGGTCAGCCGCAAGACGGAGAACCTGCTGGTGGTCGATATCGGCGGCGGCTCGACTGAGCTTGTCTGGATCGACATCTCCAAAGTCCCTCGGGCGGATCGCGCCCGGTCGATCATGCGGCTTCAGGGCGGCTTCTATCAGGCGAAATCTGATGTGCCTGCCGCGCGGGTGGTGGATTGGATCAGCGTGCCTCTGGGCGTGGCGACGCTGCGCGACCAATTCTCTGATGTTGAAGACGACGCCGCGCGCTTTGCCTTGATGAGCTGGTTTTTTGAGGAAAACCTCACCGATTTCACACCCTATCAGACGATCCAGTCGCAAAAGCGGTTTCAGATCGTCGGCACCTCGGGCACCGTGACCACCGTGGCGGCAAGCCACTTGAACCTGAAACGCTATGACCGGACCAAGGTCGATGGCCTCAGCATGAGCAGCGCGCAGATCGACAAGGTGATCCACTCTTATATCGCCATGGGGCCGGGCGGGCGGCGCGCCGATCCGCGGATCGGGCAAGATCGCGCCGCCCTGATCATGTCGGGCGCCGCGATCCTGCAAGCCTTGATGCGCTGCTGGCCGACCGACAGGCTGTCAGTTGCGGATCGCGGTCTGCGCGAAGGCCTGCTATATGCACAGATGAGCGCCGATGGCGTATTAGAAGAAGGGGTCTTTTGATGGCCAAGACACCGGACGGAAAAAACACCTCGGGGCGCGGTCAGCGTGACCTCAAGGTCAAGGTGAAATCCGCACGCGGGCGCAAGCTCAGTTCCACCCGCTGGTTGCAGCGGCAGTTGAACGATCCATATGTCAAACGCGCGCAGGCCGAAGGCTATCGCGGGCGGGCGGCTTATAAGATTATGGAACTAGACGATAAATATCGTTTCCTTGTCCCCGGTGCACGGGTGGTGGACCTTGGCGCCGCGCCGGGCGGTTGGTGTCAGGTCGCGGTCAAGCGCTGCAATGTGCTGGGCGAGAAGAAGGGCAAGACGCAGGGCACCATTCTCGGCGTCGACCTGCAAGAGATGGAGCCGATCGCGGGGTGCGAGCTGCACCAGCTCGATTTTATGGAAGACGACGCTGACCTTAAGGTAAAGGAATGGCTGGGCGGCAAGGCGGATGTGGTCATGTCCGACATGGCGGCTGCCTCTTCGGGGCACAAGCAGACCGACCACCTGCGCATTATTTCACTCTGCGAGGCGGCGGCCTATTTCGCTTTCGACGTCTTGGAAGAGGGCGGCACATTCGTGGCCAAGGTGCTGGCGGGGGGCGCCGAGGGCGAGTTGCAAAAGCTGCTCAAGCGCCGTTTCACCAAGGTCGCCAATATCAAACCGCCCGCAAGCCGACCGGATTCATCAGAGAAATTCGTTGTGGCAACGGGGTTTAAGGGCGAAGAGGTCTAAGCGGTGATCGCCGTTCATGAGGCGTAAACCAATCGAACGCTAGGGTGTAGCTCTCCCGCGGTCTTTACGCCGCCAACCTCATGAGGGCTCCCCGATGCTTCGACACCTGCCACTTGTATCGCTCATCTTCATCCTGTGTTCCGGGCTCAAGGTTACCGCGTCCGAAGTGCCTTGGGCGCTGAACGATTATATCGACCGGGATTTGCTGTCTTGGGTCAATGACGCCCGCATCGTCGACGCGATTGCGCAGCAGAACCAGCGACACCGAGAGATGAATGTCTTGGCCGCCGCATCTGCCGCAGCGACCGCGCAGGCCACCCCGACGAGCCAAGCAAAGGCCCCTGTCGCCGCAGCTTTCTTAGCGGCGCAGATTGCCCGCGCCAAAGGTCAGATTGCCGAAGTGGCGCTGCTTGACGCCTATGGGTTGACCGTCGTCACCAGCGGCACCGCATCGGTCTATTTCAAAGGCGGCAAGCCCAAGAACAGCAATCGTTTCACGCCACCATCGGGGATGTTCGTAATCGATCAAGTGGCCATCGATGAAGGCTCCAAAGCGCATCAAAGCCGTGTTTCGATGCCCATTACAGAACCATCCAACGGAGCGATCATCGGGGTAATCACGGTGGAGTTGGAAGCGGCTGCCTTTTTCTGATGCGACCCTATGCCTGGGCGTGATCCGGCTTCGGATCCTTAGGGTTCGCGGGGCCGAACTGCTGCTCCAAAGCGCCGTGGCTAGGATTATCGAAACATGACAGTGAAGTCTGGGACTATTAAATACAGCGAAAGAACCTCGTCGCCGGTCGCGATGAAGCTTAGGTTGTTGTTATGGCTCGCGTTTTCATAGGTCTACGGGGCGGTCGCGCCGACGGCAGAGCGCGCGCCGGGGACGACCGCATAGGGATTGTCGTAGAGCGACGAGCCGGGGTATCTGTCCGCGATATCTACCGGTCGTGGCGTTTTAGGCGAGCAGCAGGGCGGTGATGCCAGCGAACCGCTTCATCGCGCGGCTCCGACGAAACGATAGCTCTCGCCACGGCGTTCAACCCGGCCCAGACCGCCCTGTGGCAGGTGAAAGCCCATCAGCCAGATCTGTTCGTCCGCCAGCCGGTCCAGCAACCGCTGGCGGGTTTCGGCGCCGCGCTCGGGGTCTTGGTCCGATCCGCTGGCCCAGCCGGGCCGGGCAAAGGCAAGATGGTGATTGCCGATGGCATCGCCGCCGATCATCAGCGCGTCACTGCCGCCGCCCAGCAGAAACGACATATGCCCGGGCGTATGCCCGAAACTCGCCTGTGCCATGATGCCGGGGAGCACTTCATCTCCGTCGGAGAAATGGGCCACCCGGTCCTCGATCGCCGCCAACCGCCGCGCGGCTCCGACGGCAAAGGCGGCGCGGGCTGCGCCGATTGTGTCCACGGTCGCCGGATCGCGCCAATAGTCCCATTCGACCTGACCCATGTGGTAGCGCGCATTGGGAAAGACCAGATCGTCGAAATCGTCCAGCACGCCCCAAAGGTGATCCGGGTGGCCATGGGTAAAGACAACGTCGGTCACCGCCTCCGGGGCGACGCCCGCCGCGTCTAAGCTCTCTGAAAGCGATCCGGCCGATGGCATAAAGGCGGGGCCAGCGCCCGCGTCGAAGAGGATCACCCGGTCGTCATTGCGCAAAAGCGTCAGGTTGCAGGGCGGCGCCAACTGGTCCTGAGGGAGATCAAAGGGCGCCAAAACCTGCGCCAGTTCCTCCTGCGGCAAACCTTCAAAGAAGAAACTCCGCGGGAGCAGCAGATTGCCGTCGCTCACACTGACAAGCTCATACCCACCGATCTGGGCAGAGGTCAGGGCAAAGGCACGCAGCGGGCCATGGGCAAGGGCCGCCGCGCCCATCCCTGCCAGCACCGTCCGTCTATTGACCTTCATCTTATGCCCTCCCCGCATTCATTCCGATTCGTGAATATAATTATCCTCATCGGATAACGGCACAAGGGGCGAATGCCCCGGCAAGAGATAAGTGTGCAAAACAAGGCAGCTATGCATGATCGTGGCTTGCATCGGGGGCAGGGGTTCTATCTAGGGGACACCACTCGAAACCCACCCCGACCCGGACGGAAAATGACTGATATCACAACAGAAGGTGCCTCGATCGCCTTTGACAAGGTCGGCAAGGCCTTTACCAAAGCAGGCGGGGCGACCGTGAATGCACTTGAGGGGATATCCCTCGACGTGGCACCGGGCTCAATCACCGGGATCAT
It encodes:
- a CDS encoding dimethylarginine dimethylaminohydrolase family protein translates to MTDPTYEFTHAVTRRPAASIVDGLRAEDIGTPDLAQMEKAHAHYVATLKETGAEVIELPALDAFPDSVFVEDTALCLPKGAVLMRPGAPSRMGEVAEMASTLSTLYSDLRQIEGPGHIEGGDILVTGREILVGRSDRTDAEGVAELTQIVSDWGHSLREVFTPPGVLHFKTDCSLLDGDTILSTKRLDASGCFEGYRVLHTAEGEEAAANSIRFNQYVLCPAGFPRTAEMLTKAGFEVVEISNAECAKLDGGMSCLSLRF
- a CDS encoding pyridoxal phosphate-dependent aminotransferase; this encodes MRTTDITRRLAGLGGAKWEVHLKARELAAQGRDIIELTIGEPDVPTPDALMDVAADAMRRGRTGYSDGRGETGLRAALAERYSHRAGRRITPDQAMCFPGTQTALYAVLLGVAEAGQQVLVGDPMYATYEGVIRSSGAEMVPVPLRPENGFRLHADDIAARITPQTTAILLTTPHNPTGAVLTRAEIDALGELAIAHDLWIISDEVYEELIFDTSEFCSPLWRPQLADRTIVVSSISKSHAAPGFRSGWCIGPEAFTEALLPLSETMLFGNQPFIADMTEKAVREGSPVAEGMKQRFAARAERLHRRLSQESPLKVHQPDAGMFAMIDVSATGMRGTDYAMHLLEQAGVAVMPGASFGETLDAWVRVALTTGDAAFDAACDRIIRHAAQLQLETA
- a CDS encoding ABC transporter ATP-binding protein, which translates into the protein MRGADALQRKPVRATQAAEDANADRAEENEAIRITDLHKSFGALEVLKGVSLTAKKGDVVAIIGGSGSGKSTCLRCINFLETPSAGQIIVNGEEIKMRQDGSPVDRRQIERIRTRLGMVFQAFNLWTHRTLLENVIEVPVHVLKVPRDEAIKRARVLLDRVGLGDKADTFPAFLSGGQQQRAAIARALAVEPSVMLFDEPTSALDPELVGEVLTVIRDLAAEGRTMLLVTHEMKFAREVATHVVYLFEGRIEEQGPPEELFGNPQSARLRQFLQTVG
- a CDS encoding TetR/AcrR family transcriptional regulator — translated: MSDSTPKFKREPAEHRREALIRATLSLIAEKGVQAATVRAIAARADVSQGMIRHHFSSKEDLITAAYEHHMDRLTDLTSAFAEGDCSAPVARLAAFVVGSLTPPVVDAGSVSLWAGFLTKVHDDAQMRESHKRTYYNFRNRLEALIAAVLNEADQPPTAQELHHLAIACNAVIDGLWMEGGVLPSAFAPDELSEIGIRSVGALLGIDLTIAGQQT
- a CDS encoding 5-guanidino-2-oxopentanoate decarboxylase — protein: MTSVGEALVAQLSQRGVDCVFGIPGVHTIELYRGLAASGIRHVTPRHEQGAGFMADGYARVSGKPGVAFVITGPGLTNTLTAMGQARADSVPMLVISGVNTLPSLGKGRGHLHELPDQRAMARTVALISERVETADELAPMLDRVFEPFQLGRPGPTHLEIPLDVAGAPYTAEAPSISATSVTPPSAEQILEAAAILAQSKAPLILAGGGARKAGNALQTLAEKLGAPVVQTVNARGVMFEHPLGVPASPSLQAVRALIAQSDVVLALGTELGPTDYDMYASGTMPEFQRLIRVDICAEQLSRHAAELSIHGDAALAIDALNAAVDGDAAPDGAARAAKARREAFEEIGPEMRAACDTLAELRGAVPGAIIVGDSTQPIYAGNLYYDHDRPGGWFNAATGFGALGYGIPAAIGAALAAPDTPVICIAGDGGAQFSLPELMCAVQENLPICFIIWNNHGYQEIATSMQDAGVSVVGCDPAPPDFAAVAQSCGLPFWRCDTQAGAVADALREATATGGPTLIEIQAQPTPAPANKRA